A single region of the Anas platyrhynchos isolate ZD024472 breed Pekin duck chromosome 6, IASCAAS_PekinDuck_T2T, whole genome shotgun sequence genome encodes:
- the HTR7 gene encoding 5-hydroxytryptamine receptor 7, which produces MVIALGSGRLSGELRPLGGEEPRALGGGRMIAGSWPPRSLAKLGPAGAPSELPPTGPAAANDSQCGEQILSYGNVEKVVIGAVLSLITLLTVAGNCLVVISVCFVKKLRQPSNYLIVSLALADLSVALAVMPFVSVTDLIGGEWIFGRLFCNVFIAMDVMCCTASIMTLCVISIDRYLGITRPLTYPVRQNGKCMAKMILCVWLLSASITIPPLFGWAKNVNDEKVCLISQDFGYTIYSTAVAFYIPMSVMLFMYYQIYKAAKRSAAKHKFAGFPRPEEVEGISMNGAVKLHKESEECTNFSRLLKNDKKNISIFKREQKAATTLGIIVGAFTVCWLPFFLLSTARPFICGTACSCIPLWVERTFLWLGYANSLINPFIYAFFNRDLRTTYRNLLQCRYRNINRKLSAAGMHEALKLAEKPEFVLRSSDFSREKES; this is translated from the exons ATGGTCATCGCCCTCGGCAGCGGCCGCCTCTCCGGTGAGCTCCGGCCCCTGGGCGGCGAGGAGCCGCGGGCGCTGGGCGGCGGGAGGATGATCGCCGGCTCCTGGCCGCCCCGCAGCCTGGCCAAGCTGGGCCCGGCGGGCGCCCCGTCGGAGCTGCCCCCCAccggccccgcggccgccaACGACTCGCAGTGCGGGGAGCAGATCCTGAGCTACGGCAACGTGGAGAAGGTCGTCATCGGGGCCGTCCTCTCCCTCATCACCCTGCTGACCGTGGCCGGCAACTGCCTGGTGGTCATCTCCGTCTGCTTCGTGAAGAAGCTGCGGCAGCCCTCCAACTATCTCATCGTCTCGCTGGCCCTGGCCGACCTCTCGGTTGCCCTGGCCGTCATGCCCTTCGTCAGCGTGACCGACCTCATCGGCGGCGAGTGGATCTTCGGGCGCCTCTTCTGCAACGTCTTCATCGCCATGGACGTCATGTGCTGCACAGCCTCCATCATGACCCTCTGCGTGATCAGCATTGACAG GTACCTGGGAATAACAAGACCTCTCACGTATCCTGTAAGGCAGAACGGGAAGTGTATGGCTAAAATGATCCTGTGTGTATGGCTCCTATCTGCCTCCATCACCATACCCCCGCTCTTTGGTTGGGccaaaaatgtaaatgatgaAAAGGTTTGTTTGATCAGTCAAGACTTTGGCTACACAATTTACTCCACAGCAGTTGCATTTTATATCCCAATGTCAGTGATGCTTTTCATGTACTATCAGATTTACAAAGCTGCTAAGAGGAGTGCTGCCAAACACAAGTTTGCTGGTTTTCCCCGGCCAGAAGAAGTGGAAGGGATTTCTATGAATGGAGCTGTAAAACTGCACAAAGAATCTGAAGAATGTACTAACTTTTCACGACTCCTGAAGAAcgacaagaaaaacatttccatctTTAAGAGAGAACAGAAAGCTGCCACTACACTTGGAATTATTGTTGGGGCTTTCACCGTGTGCTGGCTGCCGTTTTTTCTCCTCTCAACTGCCAGGCCCTTTATCTGTGGTACAGCGTGCAGCTGTATCCCACTGTGGGTTGAAAGAACATTTCTATGGTTGGGTTACGCAAACTCCCTCATTAACCCTTTTATATATGCCTTCTTCAATCGGGACCTGAGGACAACTTACCGCAACCTCCTGCAATGCAGATATAGAAATATCAACCGGAAACTATCGGCTGCAGGAATGCATGAAGCTCTGAAGCTTGCAGAAAAGCCAGAATTTGTTCT